Proteins from a genomic interval of Anaerolineae bacterium:
- a CDS encoding 6-phosphofructokinase, whose translation MRRAAVLTSGGDAPGMNAAIRAVVRSGLAHGWQMYGVRQGYAGLIAGSIFPLGARDVGGVMQLGGTFLGTARSPEFHTEEGRCRALRNLNKEGIDALVVIGGSGSQQGAY comes from the coding sequence ATTCGAAGAGCTGCGGTGCTTACCAGCGGAGGCGACGCCCCGGGCATGAACGCCGCTATCCGGGCGGTGGTGCGGTCGGGGCTGGCCCATGGTTGGCAGATGTACGGCGTGCGACAAGGGTATGCTGGCCTCATCGCCGGCAGTATCTTCCCCCTGGGGGCGAGGGATGTAGGCGGGGTGATGCAGCTCGGCGGGACCTTCCTGGGCACGGCCCGCTCGCCTGAGTTCCACACCGAGGAGGGTCGGTGCCGGGCCCTGCGCAACCTGAACAAGGAGGGCATAGATGCGCTGGTGGTCATCGGGGGGAGCGGATCCCAGCAGGGCGCCTAC